Genomic window (Arcobacter aquimarinus):
CTTATATTTCCTGATTTTGATGGAAATGGAATTTTACACTCGGTTGGAGATATATTATCAAATCCTAATGTTGGTTTATTGGTTATTGATTTTTCAAAAGATATAAGAATCAAAATAAATGGTAAAGCAAAAATCATAGATGATAAAGAGATAATTTCAAGTTATTTGGATTATTTTGACTCTTTTAATTTTTCAAGATTGATAGAAGTAGAGATAGATTATGTTATACCAAATTGTTCAGCAAATTTAAGTGTAGTAAGAGACTCTATCTTGGATAAAGGAAATAAAGTCTAAAATACACTTTCAAATAATCAAAAGGAAAGTTTATGTCATTTTCTAACTTAGGTCTTAATCAAAGAATAAATAAAGCACTTAAAGAAAATACTTATAAAAATCCAACTTCAATTCAAGAAAAAGTGATTCCTTTGATTTTACAAAAAAAAGATATTATGGCAAAAGCACAAACTGGTAGTGGAAAAACTGCTAGTTTTGTTTTGCCTATATTAGAGTTCTTTTTTAATAAAAATGAAGAAAAAAAAGAAAAGACAAAAGCAAAAATTTCTACTTTGGTACTTACACCAACAAGAGAATTAGCTCTTCAAGTGTCTAAAGCTTTTGGTGATTTTTCTATAAATTTTGAAAATAAACCAAAAACTGTAACTATTATAGGTGGAGAAAGCCTAACACAACAGCTTTTGGATATTCAAAAAGGTTGTGATATAGTTGTTGCAACTACTGGAAGATTACTTGATATTTTAGATAAAAAGCAAATAAATTTGTCAAATATCGAATTTTTTGTTTTAGATGAAGCAGATAAAATGCTAGATTTAGGATTTGAAGTAGAACTTGAAGAACTTTTAAAATCTCTTCCAAAAAATAGACAAAATCTTCTTTTTTCTGCAACTTATCCGCAAAAGATGCTAAATATTGCTTCAAAAATTACAACAAAAGCTTTAGAAGTTTTTATAGAAGATGAAACACAAACTGTTCAAACTATAAATCAACGAGCAATAACTGTAAATAAAGAGAATAGAAGTGCGCTTTTAAGATATTTAATACAAAATAATGATTGGGAGCAAATACTTGTTTTTATGGCTAATAAACGCTCTTGTGACAATATATCTTTTAAATTTAGAAAATATGGCTTAAATGCTGAATCTTTTCATGGAGATTTACTTCAAGATGAAAGAAATGATACTTTAGAGGATTTCAAAAATAAGAAAATCAATATTTTATTTTGTACAGATATTGCTGCACGTGGACTTCACATAGATGATATTTCTTGTGTTATAAATTTTGATTTGCCACGTTCACCTGCTGATTATGTTCACAGAATTGGAAGAACAGGACGAGCTGGAAAAAGTGGAGATGCAATCTCTTTTATAGGTTTAGAGGATTTTGAACACTTTTTATTAATAGAAAAAAGATGTGAAATAAAACTTGAAAAAGAGCAAATAAAAGGTTTTGAATTAATAGGTGAAGTAATAAAACAAAAAGGGAAAGAGCCTATAAAAGGCAAAAGAAAAAGTAAAAAAGATAAATTAAGAGAACAAGCTTTAAAAGACTAAAAAGTCTTATAAAGCATAGTTATTAAAATAATAATATTTAAAAGAAGGATAAATTTTTTATAAGAGGTAGCCTTCGTAAGATTTTTTACTTTTATTCCAAAATATACTCCAATAAGTGAAGCAATACCAACAATAGCACCTTCTTGATATAACATCAATCCTTGTAAAGATTGAGAAATAAATCCAGCAATTGATGAAAATATTACAAAAAATAGTCCTAAAGCTGTTGCCATTTTTAAATCATATCTTAAAAATCCAACTAAAATAGGAGTTAATAAAATAGAACCTCCAACTCCAATACTCATAGCTACTATTCCTATGAAAAAACCAATTATCAAAAGAATAAATCTATTTTGAGATTTTGGTTGAGCTTCTTGAGAAGCTGGTGAATAAAAAATTCTAACTATCGAAAATACTAAAATTAGTATAAAAAGATATTGTAAAAATTCATTTGAAACATTTGAAACAATAAATCCACTTTGAAGTCCACCAATAAAACCACCAATTCCTATAATAGTTCCATCTTTTAAAACTTCTTTAGCTTTTTGAGCATTTAAAAAAGAGCCATAAATAGATGAAAAAACCATTTGCATTACTGAAATTGCAACAGCTTCTTTCATAACAAAGCCACTCATTAAAAGAAGAGGTACTAAAATCATACCTCCTCCAACTCCAAAAAAACCAGAGATAAATCCTGTTATTACTCCAAAAATTGCTAATTCCAAGATTATGCTTCTTTTTTCTTAATAGAGTTCATAGCTTCTATAAAATTATTATATTCAGCTTCAAGTTTTTTATCTTTTTCACTAATATCTATTCCATCTTCTTCTTTTAGTGCAACTTCAACAATATGAATTCTTTCAAGAAGATATTTAAACATCTCTTTATTAATATCAGGTAAGTCTCCATGTGCCATTTTACAGTTTTTATTGTCTCTTCTAATTATTTTAGCAGGAACTCCAACAGCAGTTGAATTATCTGGAACATCACAAACAACAACTGAGTTAGCTCCAATTTTACAATTAGCTCCAATTGTAATGTTTCCTAAAACTTTTGCACCACTTCCTATAACAACATTTGATTTTATAGTAGGATGTCGTTTACCTTTATCAAGGCTTACTCCACCTAAAGTTACACCTTGATATATTAAAACATCATCTTCAACAATAGCAGTTGCTCCAATAACAACTCCAATAGCATGGTCTATAAAAACTCTTCTTCCAATAGTTGCTGCTGGATGGATATCAGTTTTTGTGAAAATTGAGGTAATTCCTACTAATGCTCTTGCTAATTTTTTCCAACCCTTATTATAAAGTCTATTTGCAACTCTATGATTTATAATAGCCCAAACACCTGGATAGTTAAAAAATAACTCAAAACTAGAATCTAAAGCAGGGTCATTTAATTTTGGAACAGAAAAGTCTTCTTTTATTTGTTGCCATAATGAGATTCTTTCACTACTTTGATTTATTTCATCATTCGTCATAATAACTCCATATAGTTTTTAAATAACTATTTTCATTTAAATATTTTTCTAAAATTTTATAAATTTCAGGACTCAAATTTTTAGATAAAATTGATTTCATTTCATCTGTATCATAATCAATATCTTCTAAGATGTCTATGATTTTTTGAGATTCTAAAATCTTTTCTAAAACAACTTTTCCATCTTTAAAAACAATATTAACTTCAGTTGGATGAGAGAAAAGATTGTGTTTCATTCCTAAAGTATCTTGATAAGCTCCCACGTTGAAAAATCCTAAAAAATAATCCTCTTTGTTTAGATTTACGTCATGTAAATATAAAGGTTTTTTTAAATCAAAAGGTAATTCTCCATCACTATCACAAGTAATATCCCATAAAGAAGCACTTCTTGTAGGTTTTTTATCAAGATGTGTTATTGGCATGATTGGAAACTCTTGGTCAATTCCCCAATAATCTGGAAGCGATTGAAATAAAGAGAAATTTAATAAATATTTTTCTTGAATATTCTCATCTAGTTTTTTTAGTTCTTCATAATCATCAATTTCAAGTAATGAAATAGCTTTTTTGATAATCTGATGAGTTAAAATTTCTGCATTTGATCTATCTTGTAAATCAATATATCCTAAATCAAATAGAGTTAATAAAGATTCCATATGGTCAATACTATCATGCATAAACTCATAAGCATTTCTTTTTGTCATATCGTTAAATAGGTCATTTAATTCTTGAATTAAAGGAGGATTATTTTCTTTCAAATTTAGATGGTCAAGTTCATATTCAGCAGAAAATAGTTCTAATACAGGAGTAATTAAAACAGTTGAAGCAGCACTAATAAATCTTCCTGACTCAGTGAAAATATTTGGCTCATCAACACCTTTTTGTTTTGCAATCTCTTTTAATGTAAACACAACATCATTTGCAAATTCTGAAAGAGAGTAAAATCTTGTTCTTTCATAAGCACTATATTCTACCGCTAAACCACCACCAATATTAATTGATTTTAAATTTATTGCTCCTAAATTTTTAAGTTCAGCATAAATATGTCCTGATTCCCTTAATGCTTTTTTCAAAGGTTTAATAGAATTCATAGCAGAACCAATATGAAAGTGAATCATAGTTAAATATTTAACTAAATCTGTATCTTCCATAAGTTCATAAGCTTCTAAAATTTCAGTTGAAGTAAGACCAAATTTAGAGTTTATTCCTCCACTTTTTGCCCATAAACCACTTCCTCCACTATGAAGCCTAACTCTTAATCCAATATTTGGACAAGCAAGTTTTGTTTCATTTAATACTTCTACTATCATTTCAAGTTCATTTAAACCTTCAATAATAATAGTTATATTATGTCCCATACTTTTAGCAATAAAACATAAATGAATCATCTCTTTATCTTTAAATCCATTTATAGTTATTGGTGAATTCATATTATTATAAGTCATTGCTATGATTAATTCTGCTTTACTTCCAGCCTCTAATCCATAGTTGTATTTTTTACCCATTGCAACCAAAGGATGAATAAAGTTTGGTAGTTGATTAACTTTTAAAGGAAAAACAGCATTAAAATTTCCTTTATAATCATACTCTTTTATACTTGCATTAAATGTATCATAAAGAGTTGTGATTTGTTTATTTGTAATATGTGGAAATCTAAGAAGCAAAGGTCCTTTAAAATCTTGTTTCCTTATATCTTTAACAATTGAAATTAATGAAGGTTTACAATCATAATTAACCTTTGCTAATCCATCTTCAATAATAAAATTACCATCACTCCAGATGTCTATTCCATAGTTGTTATTCACTGCTAAAATTCCTCTAAATTTAAATTTTTTATTTCTTGTGTATCAATATTTTTTACATAAATAGTATTTGTTTTTAACTCATTTTCACCAATTAAAGCAACAATATTTGCTCCAAGCTTTTGGGCAATTCCAAAATGTTTACCAAAACTTCGTGGCGCGTATTCTACTAAAGTTTTAGTTGTTTTTCTCTTTTTATTTGCAACTTTTATCATAGTATTTATTGAAATTTCATCTAATGCTCCAATGTATATCACATCTTGATTACATTCGGGCATCTTTACAAGTTCTAGTAATCTTTCAATCCCAATGGCAAATCCAATACCAGAAGTTGATTTTCCACCTAAAAACTCTACAAGTCTATCATATCTTCCACCACCTGCTATTGCACTTTGCGCTCCAATTTCATTACTTACAAATTCAAATGCAGTTTTATTGTAATAATCTAAACCTCTAACTAAATTTGAATCTACTTCATAAGAGATATTATTAAAATCCAAAATTTCTTTTAATTTTTCAAAATCACTGTGGCAAGAATTACATAAATTATCAGTAATTTTTGGAGCATTGTTTAATAATAATTGACAGTTTTCATTTTTACAATCTAAAACTCTAATAGGATTTGTTAAGATCCTTCTATTACAATCTTCACACAACTGTTCTTTAAAAGTTGTTAAATGTTTAATAAGGTTTTCTTTATACGGAGGCATACATTCAATACAACCTAAAGAATTTAATTTTAGAGTAAATCCAATTCCAAAAAACTCAAGAATTTCTTTTATCATAATTATAATATTTGCATCTTCATAAACTGAATCTATTCCAAAAACTTCACAACCAAATTGGTGAAATTCTCTTAGTCTTCCTTTTTGTGGTCTTTCGTATCTAAACATTGGACCATAATAATACCATTTATAGTTTCCACCTGCACGGTCAAGTTTCTTTTCAACAAAATGTCTTACAACACCAGCAGTTCCTTCTGGTCTTAAACATACGTCATTTTCACCTTTATCAATAAATTGATACATCTCTTTATTTACAATATCACTACTTTCTCCAACACTTCTTTTAAATAATGCTGTTTCTTCTAATAGGGGAGTTTCAATATACGAAAAACCATAATTTTTTGCAATTCTTGAAGCATTTTCTATAAAATATGTAAATAAAGCACTCTCTTCATTTACAATATCTTTCATTCCTCTTAGGCTTTGAATAGTTTTTGTATTTTTTATTTCATTACTTGCCATTTATAAAATCCTCAATCTTTTTTTCTATCTCTTCTATCTTTAAACTAGCATCTATAAAAATATAATTTATACCTATTTTTTGGATAGTTTCTTTCATTCTATTTTGAATATTAATTAAATACTCAATTCCTCTTAATTCAATGGAGTCGTTCTCTTTTTGTGATAATCTAAATTTCAACTCAGAAGGTGTTAATTCAAGTAAAATTACATAATCTGGTAAAATATTTTGAGTTGCAATAAGATTTAATTCTATTAATTTATTAAGATTTAATTGGTTTGCATAAGCAATTCCTGAAATCATTGATCTATCTGAAATCACAATTTTATCTTTATTGTTTTTTATAATTTCTTCTATATGTTCAGCTCTATCAGCTAAAAATAAAAACATCTCTGCAAGTTGAGATTTTGCTTCTCCACCTAAAGCCATTGCTCTTAGTTTTGTTCCTAAAAGTGTTCCACCTGGTTCTTTTGTAAAAATTGCATTTGGAAAATTTTTTTTCAAAAGTTCTAATTGTGTAGATTTTCCAGCGGTATCAATACCTTCAATTACTACATACATTCTAATACTTTTTTAGGAACTAAATGTTCAAACTTACCATTGAATCTTATTATTTCTCTTACTATTGTAGAACTAACAAAGGCATTTTCTAAAGTAGGCATTAGATATAGTGTTTCTATTTTTTTGTTTATTGACGAGTTTGCATATCCCATTTGCAGTTCAAATTCAAAATCTGAAACAGCTCTTAATCCTCTAATAATAGTATTTATTTTAAGTTCTGTAGCTAAATCAACAAGTAAAGTATCAAATCCTAAAACTTTAACACCTTCTATATCTTGCGTTGCAGCTTTTGCAAATAAAACTCTTTGTTCATGAGTAAACATAGGTTTTTTTAGTTCACTTTTTGCAACAGCAATAATCACTTCATCAAAAATGTTTGCAGCACGTTTTATAATATCTAAATGACCATTTGTAATTGGGTCAAAAGTACCACTATATATAGCTTTTTTATATGAATTAATATCACAATTTGACATTTTTTATTCCCATCTTTTATATAAATTATTATCTATTTTCAATAAATCAAACCATTTTCCAATCAAAAACTTTTCCATATCTTCTAAACTTTGTTGATTACTATAATACCCTAATATTGGAGGTGCAATAGTAACACCTAGTTTAGAAAGTTTTAGCATATTTTTTAAAGCTATTGTACTAAAAGGCATCTCTCTTGGAGCTATTACAACTTCCCTTTTTTCTTTTATCATAACTGTAAAAGCTCTAGTGATTAAAGAGTCAGATATTCCAACAGCACATTTTGCTAAAGTATTCATAGAGCAAGGAAGAATAATCATTTTATCAACCTTAAATGAACCAGATGCAATACTAGCACCAATATTTGAATCTTTAAAAATAGTTATATTTTTATGTTCACTAAATATTTCATCGATTGATATATTATTTTCAAGCATTAAAGCTTTTTTTGCACTCTTTGAAAATACAGCAAATACTTCGATATTTTTTGGTATTCGCTTTATAAAATTTATACCTAAAATTGAGCCACTCGCACCTGAAATTGCAACAGTTATTTTCAAGAAAAACCTTTGATTTTGATATATGAATAACGATAATATCAAAAAAAAACTTTCAAGAATTTTAACTTTATATTTATATGTTTTTTAAGTTGTTGTTAATATTTTAATTGATAACATATTGTATAAATATTATATGTAAATATTAAACATTATGTTTAATAAAAAATATTTTAATATTACTTAATGTAAAAGGATTTATTTATGTCAAAAATTTTTACTTATATTAGAAAAAATCAAAATAATGAAAAATATACTCAAACACAAGAAGAGTCTATAGAGAAATATATAAATAAACATAATTTTAAAATTGATAAAAAAATTGAAATTGATATTAGTACTCCTAGTGAAGAAAAAAATATTTTACAACTTTTAGAAAATTGTGAAAAAAATTCTACTTTAGTAGTTTCAAATTTAAATGTTTTTGGACGTTCAATAGAAACAATTTTAGAGATAGTAAAGTTTTTATTATCGAATAAAATTAGAATAATTGTAGTAGAACAAAATCTCGATTTATTGGATGATAAAGATATGTTAACTCAAATGATTTTAGGAGTTATAACAATGACATTAACTCTTGAAAAAGAGTTAATGAGTTTACGAACAAAAGAGGCTTTAACAGCTAAAAAGTTAAATGGTATAGCTTTAGGTAAACCAAAAGGAACTATTCAAAAATCAAAATTTGATATGCAAAGAGATAAAATAGAAGAACTTTTATCTGTTGGATTAAGTGTTAGAAAAATATCAAAATTACTAGGTTACAATAATCATATAGGATTAAATAATTATGTAAAAAAAAGGGATATAAAAACAAATCTAAATAAGCTAAAAGATAATTAAAAAAGCCTTTTTATAATTGTTTAAAAAAAATATAGTAAAATAAAATTAATTAAAATTGAATGGAGTTTATAGTGAAAGTATTATTAACAAAAGATGTAAAAACTTTAGGAAAAGCAGGTGAAATAAAAGAAGTTGCTGATGGATATGGAAAAAATTTTTTAATTGGTAAAGGTTTAGCTTTACATGCAACTACGGAAGTATTAAATAGATGGAAAGCTGAACAAAAAAGAGCAGCTGAAAATGAAGCAAAAGAGATTGCTGCTGCTAAAGATTTAGCTGAAAAATTAAATGCAACAAAACTTACGATAAAACATAAAATAGGTGCAAATGGACATTTAATTGGTTCTGTTACAAATAAAGAAATTGCAGAGTCATTGGAACAACAATTTTCTATAGTTATCGATAAAAAAAACATATCTTTAGATAAAAAAATTAAATCAATAGGTATTTATGAGGTTGATTGTAAATTAGGACACGCAATACATGCAACTTTAAAAGTTGACATAATTGGAGAATAATTTATGTTTGATGCTACAACGATACTTGCATATAAAGGCAAAGATAAAGCTGTAATTGGCGGAGATGGTCAAGTTACATTTGGAAATACAGTTTTAAAAGGAAATGCAACAAAAATTAGAACTTTATACAAAGACCAAATTCTTGCAGGATTTGCTGGAAGTACAGCAGATGCTTTCAATTTATTTGATATGTTTGAAGGACATTTAGAAGCTTGTAAAGGTGATTTATTAAAATCTGTAATTGCATTTTCTAAAGAGTGGAGAAAAGATAAAGTTTTAAGAAGATTAGAAGCTATGATGATAGTTTTAAATAAAGAAAAAATATTTATTTTAAGTGGAAATGGAGATGTAGTAGAACCTGAAGATGGAGCAATTGCTTCAATTGGAAGTGGTGGAAACTTTGCTATTTCAGCAGCACGAGCACTTGCAAAACACTCTAATTTAGATGAAGAAGAAGTTGTACGTGAATCTTTAATGATTGCAGGTGAATTATGTATTTATACAAACCAAAATATAAAAATATTAAAGTTAGAGGATTAATAAATTATGGATATGACACCAAAGCAAATAGTTGCTTATTTAGATGATTATATTATTGGGCAAAAAAATGCAAAAAAAACAATTGCATTAGCTTTAAGAAACAGATATAGAAGAATGATGGTTGAACCAAAACTTCAAGAAGAGATAATGCCTAAAAATATTTTGATGATAGGAAGCACTGGAGTTGGTAAAACAGAAATAGCAAGACGACTTGCGAAAATGATGGGATTACCTTTTGTTAAAGTGGAAGCTAGTAAATATACTGAAGTTGGATTTGTAGGTCGTGATGTTGAATCAATGATTAGAGATTTAGTGTATGAAGGAATAAATCTAGTAACAAAAGAATTTGAAGAAAAAATCAAAGATAAAATTGATGATGAAGTAAATAGAAAAATTATTGAAAAATTAGTTCCTCCACTTCCTGAAAGTGCAAGTGATAGTGCAAAAGAGTCATTTATTAAAACATATAATACGATGGAAAAAAAGTTATTAGATGGTTCTTTAGATGATAAAAAAATTGAGATTGAAATTCCTAAAAAAGCACATATAGAAATTTTAGATTCATCAATGCCTTTTGATATGAGTTCTATGCAAGAAAGCCTAAACAAAATGTTAGGTGGATTAAATAAAGATACAGTTAAAAAAGAAGTTTTAATCAAAGATGCAAAAGTTTTATTAAGAAGCGTTGCAAGTGAAAGTTTACTTGATACAGAAGCTATAAAAGTTGAAGCTTTAAAAAGATGTGAAAATGGTGGAATAATCTTTTTAGATGAAATTGATAAAATCGCTTCTGGTAAAAAAAATAATGGACAAGACCCTTCAAAAGAGGGAGTACAAAGAGATTTACTTCCAATAGTTGAAGGAAGTATCGTTCAAACAAAATTTGGACAAATAAAAACTGATCATATTTTATTTATAGCTGCTGGTGCATTTCACGTTTCAAAACCAAGTGATTTAATTCCTGAACTTCAAGGAAGATTTCCTTTAAGAGTTGAATTAGAGTCTTTAGATGAAGAAGCTTTATATAAAATTTTAACAAACACTAAAAATTCACTTTTAAGACAATATCAAGCTCTTTTAGCTGTTGAAGATGTAGAGTTAGAGTTTGATGATGAAGCAATAAGAGCTTTTGCTAAATATTCAGTTACAGCAAATGAAAAAACTGAAGATATTGGTGCTAGAAGATTACATACTGTTATTGAAAAAGTAATAGAAGATATATCTTTTGATGCAGATGAGAAAAAAGGTACTAAAGTAGTAGTTACAAAAGAATTAGTTTCTGAAAAATTAGATGATATTGTTGAAAATATAGATACTGCAAGATATATATTATAATTTAGAAATTAATAATTTTTTAGATAGAATAATTTCCATTAAAATAGGGAGAAGAGATATGAATATTGTTACTTTTTGTGAGATAGATGAATCTTTGTTTAATCCAGAGTTTAAAATTGAATATTTTCATACAGGCTCAGCAAGTGATGCAGATATTGCAATTATAGATATAAATTCTATATTTGAGTTTGAAGAAAATAAAACGAAAGTTTGTAAAGAGAAATTTGTTTCTATAGCTATAATTGAAGATGAGAGTGATTATGATGCTTTTAAAAA
Coding sequences:
- the tmk gene encoding dTMP kinase yields the protein MYVVIEGIDTAGKSTQLELLKKNFPNAIFTKEPGGTLLGTKLRAMALGGEAKSQLAEMFLFLADRAEHIEEIIKNNKDKIVISDRSMISGIAYANQLNLNKLIELNLIATQNILPDYVILLELTPSELKFRLSQKENDSIELRGIEYLINIQNRMKETIQKIGINYIFIDASLKIEEIEKKIEDFINGK
- the hslV gene encoding ATP-dependent protease subunit HslV, giving the protein MFDATTILAYKGKDKAVIGGDGQVTFGNTVLKGNATKIRTLYKDQILAGFAGSTADAFNLFDMFEGHLEACKGDLLKSVIAFSKEWRKDKVLRRLEAMMIVLNKEKIFILSGNGDVVEPEDGAIASIGSGGNFAISAARALAKHSNLDEEEVVRESLMIAGELCIYTNQNIKILKLED
- a CDS encoding pyridoxamine 5'-phosphate oxidase family protein, with protein sequence MEIFTQEHLTVREKYGTTNQAEMVFSYMDTTSLSDRMIGFIESINYFFLATSSKEGRTNVNFKGTKSKRLIKVLDKNRLIFPDFDGNGILHSVGDILSNPNVGLLVIDFSKDIRIKINGKAKIIDDKEIISSYLDYFDSFNFSRLIEVEIDYVIPNCSANLSVVRDSILDKGNKV
- the hisS gene encoding histidine--tRNA ligase; translated protein: MASNEIKNTKTIQSLRGMKDIVNEESALFTYFIENASRIAKNYGFSYIETPLLEETALFKRSVGESSDIVNKEMYQFIDKGENDVCLRPEGTAGVVRHFVEKKLDRAGGNYKWYYYGPMFRYERPQKGRLREFHQFGCEVFGIDSVYEDANIIIMIKEILEFFGIGFTLKLNSLGCIECMPPYKENLIKHLTTFKEQLCEDCNRRILTNPIRVLDCKNENCQLLLNNAPKITDNLCNSCHSDFEKLKEILDFNNISYEVDSNLVRGLDYYNKTAFEFVSNEIGAQSAIAGGGRYDRLVEFLGGKSTSGIGFAIGIERLLELVKMPECNQDVIYIGALDEISINTMIKVANKKRKTTKTLVEYAPRSFGKHFGIAQKLGANIVALIGENELKTNTIYVKNIDTQEIKNLNLEEF
- the hslU gene encoding ATP-dependent protease ATPase subunit HslU produces the protein MDMTPKQIVAYLDDYIIGQKNAKKTIALALRNRYRRMMVEPKLQEEIMPKNILMIGSTGVGKTEIARRLAKMMGLPFVKVEASKYTEVGFVGRDVESMIRDLVYEGINLVTKEFEEKIKDKIDDEVNRKIIEKLVPPLPESASDSAKESFIKTYNTMEKKLLDGSLDDKKIEIEIPKKAHIEILDSSMPFDMSSMQESLNKMLGGLNKDTVKKEVLIKDAKVLLRSVASESLLDTEAIKVEALKRCENGGIIFLDEIDKIASGKKNNGQDPSKEGVQRDLLPIVEGSIVQTKFGQIKTDHILFIAAGAFHVSKPSDLIPELQGRFPLRVELESLDEEALYKILTNTKNSLLRQYQALLAVEDVELEFDDEAIRAFAKYSVTANEKTEDIGARRLHTVIEKVIEDISFDADEKKGTKVVVTKELVSEKLDDIVENIDTARYIL
- a CDS encoding recombinase family protein, producing the protein MSKIFTYIRKNQNNEKYTQTQEESIEKYINKHNFKIDKKIEIDISTPSEEKNILQLLENCEKNSTLVVSNLNVFGRSIETILEIVKFLLSNKIRIIVVEQNLDLLDDKDMLTQMILGVITMTLTLEKELMSLRTKEALTAKKLNGIALGKPKGTIQKSKFDMQRDKIEELLSVGLSVRKISKLLGYNNHIGLNNYVKKRDIKTNLNKLKDN
- a CDS encoding DEAD/DEAH box helicase, with the protein product MSFSNLGLNQRINKALKENTYKNPTSIQEKVIPLILQKKDIMAKAQTGSGKTASFVLPILEFFFNKNEEKKEKTKAKISTLVLTPTRELALQVSKAFGDFSINFENKPKTVTIIGGESLTQQLLDIQKGCDIVVATTGRLLDILDKKQINLSNIEFFVLDEADKMLDLGFEVELEELLKSLPKNRQNLLFSATYPQKMLNIASKITTKALEVFIEDETQTVQTINQRAITVNKENRSALLRYLIQNNDWEQILVFMANKRSCDNISFKFRKYGLNAESFHGDLLQDERNDTLEDFKNKKINILFCTDIAARGLHIDDISCVINFDLPRSPADYVHRIGRTGRAGKSGDAISFIGLEDFEHFLLIEKRCEIKLEKEQIKGFELIGEVIKQKGKEPIKGKRKSKKDKLREQALKD
- the speA gene encoding biosynthetic arginine decarboxylase; translation: MNNNYGIDIWSDGNFIIEDGLAKVNYDCKPSLISIVKDIRKQDFKGPLLLRFPHITNKQITTLYDTFNASIKEYDYKGNFNAVFPLKVNQLPNFIHPLVAMGKKYNYGLEAGSKAELIIAMTYNNMNSPITINGFKDKEMIHLCFIAKSMGHNITIIIEGLNELEMIVEVLNETKLACPNIGLRVRLHSGGSGLWAKSGGINSKFGLTSTEILEAYELMEDTDLVKYLTMIHFHIGSAMNSIKPLKKALRESGHIYAELKNLGAINLKSINIGGGLAVEYSAYERTRFYSLSEFANDVVFTLKEIAKQKGVDEPNIFTESGRFISAASTVLITPVLELFSAEYELDHLNLKENNPPLIQELNDLFNDMTKRNAYEFMHDSIDHMESLLTLFDLGYIDLQDRSNAEILTHQIIKKAISLLEIDDYEELKKLDENIQEKYLLNFSLFQSLPDYWGIDQEFPIMPITHLDKKPTRSASLWDITCDSDGELPFDLKKPLYLHDVNLNKEDYFLGFFNVGAYQDTLGMKHNLFSHPTEVNIVFKDGKVVLEKILESQKIIDILEDIDYDTDEMKSILSKNLSPEIYKILEKYLNENSYLKTIWSYYDE
- a CDS encoding UbiX family flavin prenyltransferase; protein product: MKITVAISGASGSILGINFIKRIPKNIEVFAVFSKSAKKALMLENNISIDEIFSEHKNITIFKDSNIGASIASGSFKVDKMIILPCSMNTLAKCAVGISDSLITRAFTVMIKEKREVVIAPREMPFSTIALKNMLKLSKLGVTIAPPILGYYSNQQSLEDMEKFLIGKWFDLLKIDNNLYKRWE
- a CDS encoding sulfite exporter TauE/SafE family protein, producing the protein MELAIFGVITGFISGFFGVGGGMILVPLLLMSGFVMKEAVAISVMQMVFSSIYGSFLNAQKAKEVLKDGTIIGIGGFIGGLQSGFIVSNVSNEFLQYLFILILVFSIVRIFYSPASQEAQPKSQNRFILLIIGFFIGIVAMSIGVGGSILLTPILVGFLRYDLKMATALGLFFVIFSSIAGFISQSLQGLMLYQEGAIVGIASLIGVYFGIKVKNLTKATSYKKFILLLNIIILITMLYKTF
- the coaD gene encoding pantetheine-phosphate adenylyltransferase; its protein translation is MSNCDINSYKKAIYSGTFDPITNGHLDIIKRAANIFDEVIIAVAKSELKKPMFTHEQRVLFAKAATQDIEGVKVLGFDTLLVDLATELKINTIIRGLRAVSDFEFELQMGYANSSINKKIETLYLMPTLENAFVSSTIVREIIRFNGKFEHLVPKKVLECM
- the cysE gene encoding serine O-acetyltransferase, coding for MTNDEINQSSERISLWQQIKEDFSVPKLNDPALDSSFELFFNYPGVWAIINHRVANRLYNKGWKKLARALVGITSIFTKTDIHPAATIGRRVFIDHAIGVVIGATAIVEDDVLIYQGVTLGGVSLDKGKRHPTIKSNVVIGSGAKVLGNITIGANCKIGANSVVVCDVPDNSTAVGVPAKIIRRDNKNCKMAHGDLPDINKEMFKYLLERIHIVEVALKEEDGIDISEKDKKLEAEYNNFIEAMNSIKKKEA
- the rplI gene encoding 50S ribosomal protein L9, giving the protein MKVLLTKDVKTLGKAGEIKEVADGYGKNFLIGKGLALHATTEVLNRWKAEQKRAAENEAKEIAAAKDLAEKLNATKLTIKHKIGANGHLIGSVTNKEIAESLEQQFSIVIDKKNISLDKKIKSIGIYEVDCKLGHAIHATLKVDIIGE